ACTTATTATTTAAATGAAAATTATTAGTAAAGAAACAAGTAAAAGAGTTTGTGATCATATGAACAATGATCACATTGATTCGGTTCACAAATATCTTATTCATTATGGGAAGATATCAAGATTTGAGAATGCTTATATGGAAGAAATTAATAACTGTTATATAAAAATCAATTATGATGGCAAGTCAGCAATTATCAATTTTAAAAATGAAATATCTGAAGAAGAAATTCATTCAACTTTAGTATCAATGATTAAAGAGATTAAATAATAAAATGTTTTATAAAAAAATCTACTTTTTATTTCCATAATAATCCGTTATCTTTTTACATTCTTCAAATGAAATCATGCTTAATCTAGATGTGGCTTTTATTTTTAGAATTGCACAGATAGCTAATAAATCGGCGCTATCAACATTAAGTGCTTCAGAAAGCTCTAGGACCCTAAGACCTTTCATTAGGATGAAAAAAATCTTTTTCTACATAATCAATAACTTTGAAATTAATGGGCTGCATTTTTTCCTAAACCTGCAACAAATGGAAATGTTTGTTCATCACCAAATATATCTTCTGCCGAAGAATTAGAAATATTAGTTTTATTATTATCAGGCTTAATTTCTTCAATTTCATTAGAAATATTATCTTTAATGTTATTTCTAATTTCCTTTGCTAATAAATTATTCGTATTAGAAAATATTGAAAAAACTAATACACATAAAAACAAAATAATTCTTTTCATAAAAAAAATTTATCTAATACTATTGTCATATGCCAATATAGTTATTTAAAAAAACTAGTTAATTTTAAAACAAATCTAAATAAATCAAAGTAAAAAATATTCATCTTCCCAACTTATTTCTATTTTTTAATCTAATTAAAAAATAAAGGCCTAGCAATAAAAGAATTGCTAAGGAGTACTGATTAAGAAAAACATAAACTATATAAACGAGAAAGGGGAATAAGCAAGCCCTCTTAAAATTTAATTTCTGTTCTTGTGACATATTTTTCCAATTGAGATATTCTTCCCATTGAAAAATCTTCTTCATTTTTCTACTTCTATTATTACGATTAAACATAAATTTATAAATATAGTTTTGGTGATTCTTATATTAATCAACAATATTAATCTACAATATCAAAATAATTTTTTTTCATTGAATAAAAATTTTTTTTATAAAAAAATGAACTCAAAACCAGTTTGGAAAATAGAAAAACTTGTTTTACCTCAACATGCAGACCATGCAGGAGTAATGTGGCACGGTACATATTTTAATTGGCTTGAAGAAAGTCGAATAAATGCACTTTTAGAAGTAGGTATAAGTTATTTTGAACTTACTAAAAAAGGCTTAGATTTACCTTTAATCAATACTTCAATAAAATATAAATCCCCTTTATTTCTTGGTGAAAAAATAACAATAGAAAGCAAATTCAATATTAAAAAAAGTCCTAGGATTAATGTGATTTCAAAATTTCTTAACCAGAAAAAAGAAATCTTAACGATTGCTGAAGTCAATTTAGTCTTAATAAATAAACTAAATTTTTCTATAATAAGAAAAAGACCAGATTTCCTATCGGAAGCATTTATTAAATTAAACGGTTGAAATTATTATCCATTAATTGAAAGCTTTATTAAATTATTAATTATGTATATATTTCAGGTTATTGACTCTTACCAATATGAAATGGAATCAAGATATCAAGAAAAATCAATGCTTACAAATCTTTTTACAGAGCACAAATTCATAGGATGGTTAGGGTTGTTTATAGTATTTTTCTCAATCTTTGCAATTTTTGTTTTTCAATTTCTTGAGTGGGAAAGTAATGACAATAATAAAAGTTAAGAAGATTTAATGCTTATAATTCAACTGAGTGACTTAAAAAATGGCTATCTACTTAAAAATAACTAATTCTACAGAAGTTGTAAAAAAAAAGACATCAAAATGGCTTACCGATATTACACCTGAAAGGATTGACAGGAAATTGGTCGAGGATGAAGTAATAAAAGGCATTATCGAGCAATTAACCTTAGAAGGCATAAAAGGAGAAATATCAGCAATTAATGGGTTTGAAGTGAATGAATCTTCAGTAATAACAAAAAATAATTTTGTTATTAGAAAAACAAAAACTTTTTAGATCAAAAATAAAAATCTTTAATGAAATTTTTTTTTATTTTAATTATTTTTATCATCTTTTTAATTTTTATAATTGTAAGTGATTATCAATCTAGAAAGAAAAAGTTTAAATTAAATAATGCCTTAAATTCCAATTTCTTTATTCAAACAATTAATAATTTGATAGAAGAAAACAAATACAATTTGTTAGAGGAAAGGAACAGATTAAGTGAAAAAGATGCTTACGGCAACGTGGATTATAAAAAATGGATTGGCAATCCACCTCTTGATGAAAAAGCTATTGAGAAAAATATATTTAATGGATCCAAGCGATTTAAAGAGGGTATACCATACTTCTGGGAAAAAGTAATTTTAAAAAAATTTGGAAGTATAGAATTATTTTTCGAAAAGTGGAGATCGTATCGTAATGAGAATCCTACTATTGATGATGAGATAATTGGATCTATTAGAAAGCTCGAGACTGAAGATTGGTTTGTATTCATAGCAAGTCAAATTGAGAAATCATGCTTAAACCTAATAGAAAATGATTACTCAAAAATAATTAACGAAAGCTACAAAAAAGGTATTAGATTTGAAAATTATTGTATGGAAATTCTCAAACAACATGGCTGGGAAGTTAAAGAAACCCCTAATACTGGAGATCAAGGGGTTGACTTAATTGCATCAATAAATGATTTAAGAATATGTATTCAATGCAAAGATCATCAAAAAGCTATTGGGAATAAAGCAGTGCAGGAAATTTCAGCTGGTAAATTATTTTGGAAAGGTACTCATGCAATATTAGTGTCAAAATCTGGCTTTACAAAGTCAGCCCAACAACTAGCGAAATCAAACAATGTTAGATTAATTAATGAATATCAGTTAAAAGACTTAAAAAACTTATTGTTTAAATAGTTTATATCAACTGAGTTAACCCCTCTTTATACAACAATAAAGTTGTAAATATCCCTGAGGCCCAAATTAAACCTCTTGCCGTTGGAATGTTAAATATGTAAGCACCAATATATAAAAAACGTAAAAGAGGATGAATCCATGCTGCAATAATTGCAATGTTTGAATCAGTTAAAGTAATCAAACAAAGAAGACATGCAGGAGCATGTAATGAAATACTTTCCCAACAATTCTGATGGCACCAAACTGCTCTTTTACCAAAAGCAGGTAGTTCGTCAAACAAAGCCCTTGGGGCTGTCATGTTTTCAACAGAATAACCTGCTTTAATCCTCCCAATAGTTAATGGAATAATTGATATTAAAACAACACCTACTGAGAGACAAAGGCTCCAGGCAAAAACAACTTGCATATAATTAAATAATTGTCTCCAGCTTAATAATTGCTAATTAATATCGTGATAAATGAAAAATCATTAACATAGATAAAACTTCGAAGAAAATGCTTTAATTTATATTAAAAAAATCATTTATGGATATTTCAAAGCTAATTTTGATTTTTGGCATAAGTTTAGTAATATATTTTGCTTTTCTTTTTTTAGGTTTTTTTCTTAAAAATAAAAATCTAAAGGCACAGAATCTAAAAAAAGAAGAATAGATTATTAATTCCACCAAAATTTATTAGTTTTCACAATATTTTTATATCTTTTTGGATATATTTCATGGAAATAAAATTTGATCCCAATAATAATAAGAGATATTTGAATTTTCATAAAAAAGTTGCCGATATATGAAAAAATTTTATAAATTCCTTAAAAGCTTTCTATTTATATCATTTTGGCTTATTTTATCCTCATTTTTAACACAATATTGGAATACCTTTCATTGGGAATATATTTACTTAAACTTCAGAATTATATTTGATAAAGAATTTTGGTTTGTTGTAGAAAAAATTCTTTTAGGTATTGATGTTGGTTACTGGTTAGAAGAAGCACTAAAATTCTTAAGTTATGAAATACCTAAAGAATCTTTTAAATATTTTCCAATTTATTTCGTTTTAAAGTCTATTTGGATAAAGAATTAAATTTCTCTTTAAAAGATTTTAATAAATTCCTTAAAATTCGTAGATAAAGTAGGTAGATTTATTTTTCTTAAAACAAATAAAGTGACTTTACCCCCTCCAAAGATTCTAAGCCTATTACTTAAATAAGTTATCTTTAAGCGCACTAATCTTACATTATTTATTTCTTTCATAGCCTTTATATTTTTCTTCCAAATTTAGTACCTATAACACCAGCGTGTGTAAATTTGATCCCAATTTTTTTTTCATTTATGTAATCAAGTCTTATTAAAATCGCAGTGCCAATAATTGATTTTATTCATCTCGGTTTTAGTAAATTAAGACCATTTAAATTAAAGGGATCAAGAATTTGAAGATTATCAATAAAAGGAGAATATTTTAAAAAAGGACGCTTAGAACTACTCCACCTAAGCTCGCTGACAACCTGCAAATCAATTCTATATTTCTAGAGGAAAAAATTATGATCAATTTCGAGCTGCTCAGCAATACCCTTTATCTTCACTGAATTTGGAAATTTAAGAAGTAAATTTAGTAAGTCATCTTCGAATTACATTTAATAACCGCTAACTATAAAGCTAAGGATAAATACTTACCTTCATATGCTATATTCTATCCAGAATGTGTTGATTTGATGACAAAGAGCTATTGGCTAAAGAAGATTTCAATTCCAAATGCTGATTTATTTCTGGAATATATAAGGACAGTATTGCCTTGGATTAAATCTGTGGGAGGAGTGATAGTAAAAAGAGATTTGATACAAGAATCAACCTCAAATGAATGGGATGGAGGGCAGCTTGGATTAGTAATAGAATTCGAATCAAAATTTGCTGCTAAAAAAGCATTTTATTCTGAAGTATTTCAAAAATATCTTCAGTCCAGAGATTTAATGGAACTTGTTACTATAAGTACTCTTTAAAAAACCAACTAATAACTATCTCACACAAACTTTATATAAGTATTTATTACTATTAAATTATTTATGTAATATTTATAACTTCACTAGCAATGAGATATTTTGCAAAATTTTAGTGTAAAAGTAATTTGTTAATCAAATGAACTATTCAACAGAAAAAGATGACTATTTGATGACAACTCCATATACAAAAAAAATTCAGCAAAAATTTGAAAAGGTTAAGTCTTTTTTAGAGCAAAATGGATTTAATCCTTCATCAGAGAGCTTAATGCAAGATATAGTAAGTTCAGAAGAATATATTGCTAAAAATGGCTTATAAATAATCAAAATATATTGAGAGTCCTTAAATAATAAAAACCACCTATTAGAACAGGTAATAATATTCCAATAAATAAAAAAATAGATTTCTTTGATTCACCTTCTGATATGGGATTAATTTCTGGTTCAATTGCAAAACCATTTTGTCTACCACCGCTTTCGGTTGTATAACCTTTTTTATTCATAAGAAAAATAATCTATGCAGATTATCTCATGTAAAAACTTATTTAAAAAAATTTTTTACATTTAGAATTATACTAATTTGCAGATCTAATAATTGATTTCTATCTGAGATTTCAATTTAGCAGCTTTTTTTAAAAGACCTACAACTTCCTTTCGTCCAGTAGCAAATTCAGCCTTATTGAGTAGCTCACTATATTTTTTTGTGATTTCTCTATGGTTCATTTTAATATTTATATAAATAAATTATAAAGTTACTAAAGATATTTTTTGTATAAAAGATATCAAAATAGAGTTCTAGTACCTTTACCTATTTAAACCACCCTTTTTTTTTTTTTTCGGTTTAATCTCTTCTTTAATATCTTTTTTCTCCCAAATAATCCCCTTTCTTTTTATCTATTTGTAGTAATTCACTAAGTCGATAATTAATATTGCTAGTAATGAGAAACCTAAAATGAAGGGTAAATAAGGATATTTATTTAAGATTTTATTAAGTTGATTTTTCGATGTTTGTTTTTCCTTTTTCTTTTCTCTAGGCGGTAAGCCTAACTCTTCCCTTCTCTTAGCTTCTCCCATAATTTCTTAATATAATTAAAACTATTTTATACATTTAGCAACCCTAGTGTATTGTTCCAAATCTGAATTAGTATCTATTAATTTATTATATATTATGGATATATATAGAATTTAAAAAAATAACATGATAGAAGTTGTTTGGTCAGTAAATATAATGATTGCAATCCTGATAATTGGTGTTGCCTGGCTTATTTACTACATATTCACTTATGATCAAAAATTGAGTTCCTAGATAAATGTCAGATAAAGATCTAAGCAATTTTCTAAAAAAAATAGAGCAACTTAATCAAATTGCCGAGCTAATAAAAAATAATCCTAGTAAAAAGTTGTCCCTTTCAAGATGCAAAAATCATGATGAAGTAATTAAATTAACCTCTGAATGGGGCTTTGATATTGGCAAAAGGTGGGGAGAATATTAATTTATTTTATTAGTAGCATAATTAAAATAGTCATAAACTTCAAATTAAATTCCTAAGATTAACTAGTATTTTTTGTATTGGAGTTATGAAAGAAATTGGAGAGATAAAGGCAAATATATATAAAATAGCCGCTGTTACAGATAGAGGGCAAAGATTAAATAAATTAATTTCTGCTATGTATGAGGAAAAAACCAATGAAATGAGAGAATTGATTGATGATCTTAAAAACCGTAGTTTTGAAATATCAGAAAAATCATTGTCTGGAGAGTGGGAATTAATTTTTTCTAATGTTGAATTATTTCGAAGTTCTCCTTTCTTCCTTGCTATTGAAAGGGCATTAAATGATAAATTTAAAAGTAATCTTTTTTTTAAATTACATCAATTGCAAGTAGGATCCTTTGGAATATCTACTATTGGGAGAATTGCCCAAAAAATTGATTTTGAAAAAAAAGAATTTATATCTACTTTTGATACTACAATATTTGGGCTTACAACAATTCCTATCTTAGGTTGGTTCAAACTTTTACCTACTTTTGGTGGAAGAGTAATAACCCTAGCGAGTGACTTGGATTTAAAAAATAATTTACTTGATATGAACTTACAAAAAACAAAAGTTTCCAAAGTTGATGGACTTAATAAGATTCCATTCTTTAGTGGATTACTTATGGATAGATGGTATCCAGTTAAAGAGGTATGGAATAAGTTACCTTGGAATAAAGAATCACCAAATTGCCAGGTATCAATCATATATTTAGATGAAGAAATGAGAATTATGCAGGATATGTATGGGTCTATTTTTATTTATATAAGGCCTTCAATTTCTTTATTGGGTCCAAATACATTATCTAATTAATAACTAACAGACTGACTATTAGAATAAGTAATTTCTAAAATAAATCTATTAAAAAATCTTCTTAAAGATTAATTAATAAATTAATCTCGCAGGTCAAATACAAATAGCTTATGTTCATAATGAACATTCTTTTATTATGCTTAGAAATCAAGAAAAAAACTCACTTGTTAGAGGAATTTTTTTAATAGTGGGATGGGGCTTAGGTTTAGACCGATTCTATGAAGGAGATAAAAAAGGTGGTTTTTTATCAATCATAGGTTGGAGTCTCACATTTTTTAGCTTAGGTTTTCTTAAATGTTCAGGATATGAATATGTTGATGGAGTAAAAAATTATTCAGAATATTCTCCTAATCCATTAATAGTATTACCTTTACTTGCTGGAGCATATGGCGGCTTTCTAATAATTAAGAAGGCATTTAGATTAGCAAAACAATTTGAGAATGCTGAATAATACTAAGAGTTTGAAAATTCAAGATAATAATCCAGTACTTTTCAAATAAGATTTAAATAAAAGAATTACTAAAAGGTTAATTATTGCTAAGGCTACCAACCCATTTCTGTTCTTATAATCTAATTTCTTAACTAAATTAGAAAGATATACGACTGGATTTTCAGGTTCTTTATTATCCAAATTTTATTTAAATATTAATTTGAAACGAAAATATCACATTTTCAATAGAAGAATCAAAATTGTAAAGATGAATATCCAAAAAGAAAGAGATAATTTCTAATCCATAATTCCTGCATTTCTTAAAAAAGCTTTACCAATATTGCCAATCAAAAGAAATGCAGACAAATTAATTAAAAGGATTATTAATAATGCCAACATTTTGTGGTTTGGATTAGTTGAAATGCCATCAAATCCCTTATTAAGAAATCTTTCAAAAAGTGATTTAGCTTTGTTTAGTTTTTCTTGCGTTGAATCAAGATTAATTTTTTCTTTAGAAGAATCCTGGTTACTTGCTTTCTCTAGAAATTCCGTAAATGCCTTAACATTCTCTTCGTTTTTATTCCCCTCATTAAGATCTTTATTATCTTCATTCAAATTGGGGGACGATTCGATTGAATTATTTTCCTCAGGATTAAGTTTTGAATCTTCCAAATTATTAGTAAATGCTACGAGTATATTACACCATAAAAAAAACCCACTCGATCAATTGAAGAGAGGGTTGGTTAATGTTAAAGTTCTTGATTGAATCATAAGTTATTTTAATTAAATTTGCGTTAATTTCATTATGGAGATTGAACTTAGTTTATAGTCAAGATAATTTTTTAACTACATATGTTAGATGCAAAAACTAAAAAAGCATGTAAAGAGGATCCATCAATAAGAGAAATTAAAATTAGAAATATAGAACATGCTATTGAACAAGCGGAAATGATGATAAAAGAATCAAAAATGAGCCAAGAAGAATTAATCTTCTTGAAAAGGAAAATATCGGACTCAAGACAAGATTTAGAGTTACTTTACTTAATGAAAATTCAATGAATATAATATTTAATAATTATTAAAAAGGTTGACTTTTTCTAAGGAAATTAATTTGTATATTTGAAGCATTATAAACTTTAAAAGGAAAGTAAAAATTTATATAAAGGGTTCACTTTTTTCTGAAAAATCTGTACCTTTCTTTAAAGGTTTTTCCTTACATTTTTATTTCAATTAATCTTTTTGAAAGACAAATAGCAGTTTATGTAATCACCTAGTTCTTGTTACTACAAACATTCTTAAAAAGTCTTAGACACTTAATAAATTAAGATAGTTTTAAAAACGAATCTTCATGAATAAAGTTAAGATAACAATTTTTACGATATCCCTAATCATATTATCCTATTTAGGAATTAAAAATTTATTTCATATCAATCATTCCGAAGATTCAAGAAACAAAAAAAAATCGATCTTAAATGAATCTACCCGAGTTTTAAATGAATGCTTTGATCTAGAAAACAAAAACGAAAGAACTCTTAATAAATCAATTGAATTAATTAAATATTGCTTGCGGGAATATGGATATAAAAAATGATTTCTAAATCTTAATGATAAATTTTTGAATACTCCACTTACATGTCAAGGAATTCAATCATTAATTGATCAATTAACTTGGTATGTCCCATGATTCTTTATTATTAATAATATTTGCTTAATAAACTTTTTTTAAATGACTAAGATTAAATGTTCTTATTTGGGAAATTTAAACTGTGAAGCTGTTCATCAACTATCAGGAAGTCTAATAAAAACGGATGCGCCTTTAGATCACTTTGGTAAAGGTGAAAGCTTTTCACCAACTGATTTATTAGCGACATCACTAGGTACTTGCCTTCTAACCATTATGGCAATTAAAGCTAAATCAAGGGGATTTGATTTAGAGGGTATCTATTTAAACATTGAAAAATTAATGACGCAAAATAACGAGAGAAAGATAAAGGAAATAATAATAGATATCTACATACCAGAGACCACCTCTAATGAAACTATTAATTTTATGAAAAAAAGTTCCGAAGATTGTCCAGTTTCAAGAAATTTATCTAAGGAAATAGATATTAAAATAAATTGGCATCACATGAATAACTCAAAAAATAGTAATTAGATAAAAAATAATGAAATACTTTATTGGAATAATTATTCTGTTATTTGGTATTTATATAATGACAGATTTGGCATTAAAGACTAGATATACAAGAAAAAGACTTTCAAAGGGAAAAAATAAATCTTTGTAATTTTTTTATTGAATTTTAGAAAATAGATTTATTTGTGTACTAAGAATTAAGGAATATTTTAGTTTTATTTTTTCACTATTTTTTGGTCAATCAAACTAATCAATGGGATCATAAAATTTACATTTATTCCAATAGTGCACCATGAATAAATAATTAGAAAAAATATTTTTATAAATAAATTAGGGGGTAAGGTGAAAAATATTTTGAAAAAACCTCCAATGAATAATACCAATATTCCAATTTGAAAAAGACCTTTGATTATCCATATAAGACCATTTTTTTTAATGTTTATATAAAACCAAA
This window of the Prochlorococcus sp. MIT 1314 genome carries:
- a CDS encoding DUF2470 domain-containing protein — protein: MKIISKETSKRVCDHMNNDHIDSVHKYLIHYGKISRFENAYMEEINNCYIKINYDGKSAIINFKNEISEEEIHSTLVSMIKEIK
- a CDS encoding translation initiation factor IF-2 N-terminal domain-containing protein, which encodes MKGLRVLELSEALNVDSADLLAICAILKIKATSRLSMISFEECKKITDYYGNKK
- a CDS encoding acyl-CoA thioesterase, whose amino-acid sequence is MNSKPVWKIEKLVLPQHADHAGVMWHGTYFNWLEESRINALLEVGISYFELTKKGLDLPLINTSIKYKSPLFLGEKITIESKFNIKKSPRINVISKFLNQKKEILTIAEVNLVLINKLNFSIIRKRPDFLSEAFIKLNG
- a CDS encoding restriction endonuclease, which translates into the protein MKFFFILIIFIIFLIFIIVSDYQSRKKKFKLNNALNSNFFIQTINNLIEENKYNLLEERNRLSEKDAYGNVDYKKWIGNPPLDEKAIEKNIFNGSKRFKEGIPYFWEKVILKKFGSIELFFEKWRSYRNENPTIDDEIIGSIRKLETEDWFVFIASQIEKSCLNLIENDYSKIINESYKKGIRFENYCMEILKQHGWEVKETPNTGDQGVDLIASINDLRICIQCKDHQKAIGNKAVQEISAGKLFWKGTHAILVSKSGFTKSAQQLAKSNNVRLINEYQLKDLKNLLFK
- a CDS encoding MAPEG family protein, which produces MQVVFAWSLCLSVGVVLISIIPLTIGRIKAGYSVENMTAPRALFDELPAFGKRAVWCHQNCWESISLHAPACLLCLITLTDSNIAIIAAWIHPLLRFLYIGAYIFNIPTARGLIWASGIFTTLLLYKEGLTQLI
- a CDS encoding virion host shutoff protein, whose amino-acid sequence is MKKFYKFLKSFLFISFWLILSSFLTQYWNTFHWEYIYLNFRIIFDKEFWFVVEKILLGIDVGYWLEEALKFLSYEIPKESFKYFPIYFVLKSIWIKN
- a CDS encoding DUF1330 domain-containing protein encodes the protein MTKSYWLKKISIPNADLFLEYIRTVLPWIKSVGGVIVKRDLIQESTSNEWDGGQLGLVIEFESKFAAKKAFYSEVFQKYLQSRDLMELVTISTL
- a CDS encoding Nif11 family protein, with protein sequence MSDKDLSNFLKKIEQLNQIAELIKNNPSKKLSLSRCKNHDEVIKLTSEWGFDIGKRWGEY
- a CDS encoding pilus assembly protein encodes the protein MKEIGEIKANIYKIAAVTDRGQRLNKLISAMYEEKTNEMRELIDDLKNRSFEISEKSLSGEWELIFSNVELFRSSPFFLAIERALNDKFKSNLFFKLHQLQVGSFGISTIGRIAQKIDFEKKEFISTFDTTIFGLTTIPILGWFKLLPTFGGRVITLASDLDLKNNLLDMNLQKTKVSKVDGLNKIPFFSGLLMDRWYPVKEVWNKLPWNKESPNCQVSIIYLDEEMRIMQDMYGSIFIYIRPSISLLGPNTLSN
- a CDS encoding OsmC family protein; amino-acid sequence: MTKIKCSYLGNLNCEAVHQLSGSLIKTDAPLDHFGKGESFSPTDLLATSLGTCLLTIMAIKAKSRGFDLEGIYLNIEKLMTQNNERKIKEIIIDIYIPETTSNETINFMKKSSEDCPVSRNLSKEIDIKINWHHMNNSKNSN